A region of Gracilinanus agilis isolate LMUSP501 chromosome 3, AgileGrace, whole genome shotgun sequence DNA encodes the following proteins:
- the LOC123239867 gene encoding zinc finger protein OZF-like produces MTNLDGLWALRGGQEELQNQSGDIFFSFLFPSDGETRPKTRETTPKLSISCDLKLRQIWDSNIRLGKKQDGWECHSKQLKMIFRKSPSERRSDEFNKFERNFNQDSKIHHDHAESRRSSQPSSDLFECKEIASGNGYSKYSEYRDCLDEEMDLLEQRGVKGFEGGRCETSFSVSPDLIGHQKSPPGEMPYKHNEHGTAFTHKPPLGLHQKVPPRKKSYECNQCGKAFFRNTDLSQHQKIHSVEKAYKCSECGKAFSQSRDLHRHQRIHTGEKPYKCNECGKAFSYSSSLIAHQRIHSGEKPYECGQCGKAFRNHSNLAVHQRIHTGEKPYKCNECGKAFSQSRDLLRHQNIHTGEKPYKCNECEKAFSQSRDLLRHQNIHTRGKPYKCNECEKSFSQSTSLLTHQSIHAGERPYKCNECGKAFSRSSNLRVHQRIHTGEKPYKCDACGKAFILKSSLILHQKVHTGEKTSKCNPRGKAFRQNFHFAAHQRIHPGEKPYKCSG; encoded by the coding sequence ATGACCAACCTAGATGGGCTCTGGGCATTGAGAGGAGGCCAGGAGGAATTGCAGAACCAGTCAGgtgatatatttttctcttttttgtttccttcagaTGGGGAGACCAGGCCTAAAACCAGAGAGACTACTCCAAAGCTGAGCATTTCCTGTGATTTAAAATTGAGGCAAATCTGGGATTCGAATATCAGGTTAGGGAAGAAGCAAGATGGCTGGGAGTGTCATTCCAAACAACTAAAGATGATCTTCAGGAAAAGTCCCAGTGAAAGGAGAAGTGATGAATTTAATAAATTCGAGCGAAATTTTAATCAAGACTCAAAGATCCATCATGACCATGCTGAAAGTAGAAGGAGCTCCCAACCATCTTCAGACCTGTTTGAATGTAAGGAAATCGCCTCAGGGAATGGATATTCCAAATATAGCGAATATAGGGATTGCCTTGATGAGGAGATGGATCTCCTTGAGCAGCGTGGAGTGAAAGGCTTTGAAGGCGGTCGCTGTGAGACATCCTTCAGTGTGAGCCCAGATCTTATTGGTCATCAGAAGAGTCCTCCTGGAGAAATGCCTTATAAACATAATGAACATGGTACAGCTTTCACCCATAAGCCACCTCTTGGTCTACATCAGAAAGTTCCTCCAAGAAAGAAATCTTACGAATGTAATCAGTGCGGGAAGGCCTTTTTTCGGAATACAGATCTTAGTCAACACCAGAAAATTCACAGCGTAGAAAAGGCTTATAAGTGCAGTGAATGTGGGAAGGCTTTTAGCCAGAGCAGAGATCTTCATCGCCATCAGAGGATTCACACCGGGGAAAAGCCCTATAAATGCAACGAATGCGGCAAGGCCTTCAGCTACAGCTCATCCCTCATCGCCCATCAGAGGATTCATTCTGGAGAAAAGCCTTACGAGTGCGGCCAGTGCGGAAAGGCTTTCCGGAATCACTCCAACCTTGCCGTCCACCAGAGGATTCACACCGGAGAGAAGCCCTACAAGTGCAACGAATGCGGGAAGGCTTTTAGCCAGAGCAGAGACCTCCTGAGACATCAGAACATCCACACGGGGGAGAAACCCTATAAATGTAACGAGTGCGAGAAGGCCTTCAGCCAGAGCAGAGACCTTCTCCGGCACCAGAATATTCACACGAGGGGGAAGCCGTACAAGTGCAACGAATGCGAGAAGTCCTTCAGCCAGAGCACGTCCCTGCTCACCCACCAGAGCATCCACGCCGGAGAGCGGCCCTATAAGTGCAACGAGTGTGGCAAGGCCTTCAGCCGCAGCTCCAACCTGAGGGTGCACCAGAGAATTCACACCGGAGAGAAGCCGTACAAGTGCGACGCGTGCGGGAAGGCCTTTATCCTCAAGTCGTCGCTCATTTTACACCAGAAggttcacactggagagaagacCTCCAAATGCAACCCTCGGGGAAAGGCTTTCAGACAGAATTTTCATTTCGCTGCGCATCAGAGAATTCATcctggagagaagccctataaaTGCAGCGGATGA